A single region of the Silene latifolia isolate original U9 population chromosome 8, ASM4854445v1, whole genome shotgun sequence genome encodes:
- the LOC141594578 gene encoding putative F-box protein At2g02030 yields the protein MELNVEQKIEGGGFKRRNCNTSAASFADFPEEIQINILSRLPPEIFSRCKFVSKHWNASLTIQTFMFRHALSYDKHSKVAFVIHKPIKGSDTVLSFELSDNKNPNRPTMTVPKTTTIRVKTNKMTTEVIKGHHEYFSDGLWREHNCNVMSNICNDLICLFNRFPKRVGLLSLRTREFIALPPVPTECAGRVTLWYALGFDPVSNVYKVLSIYGGSEECCTKAAIFTIGSKHWKLVEYNFVSFAVSMNSRYWKSQNRFCLDGVIYWVNDNEIDDTSVLTVVAFDLNLEVFTDYTLDTIPIKDVEKIRYYLTSLKGRPTLFIWKKESDEIQQLTLFNHENPKVAWNRRSFIAHDFPKKFSYGCWWNCVAGGSILLRSVKPIKSSVKPEEQDDALLSWYIWYDLEKLAIE from the coding sequence ATGGAGTTGAATGTAGAGCAAAAGATTGAAGGCGGCGGATTCAAAAGACGGAACTGCAATACGAGTGCTGCATCATTTGCAGACTTTCCTGAAGAAATTCAGATTAATATTTTGTCACGGCTGCCACCGGAAATATTTTCAAGATGTAAGTTTGTTTCGAAACACTGGAATGCTAGTTTAACCATACAGACTTTCATGTTTAGACACGCTCTTTCATATGATAAACATTCTAAAGTTGCTTTTGTGATACACAAACCGATTAAGGGATCTGACACGGTACTCTCATTCGAGCTTTCTGATAACAAGAACCCCAACAGACCGACTATGACTGTACCAAAGACAACTACAATACGTGTAAAGACGAATAAGATGACAACTGAGGTAATAAAAGGGCATCATGAATATTTCTCTGATGGTCTCTGGCGCGAGCACAATTGTAATGTTATGTCCAATATCTGCAACGACCTTATTTGTCTCTTTAATCGTTTTCCAAAGCGTGTCGGTCTTTTAAGCTTAAGGACCCGGGAATTTATCGCTCTTCCTCCAGTACCGACAGAGTGTGCAGGTCGTGTTACATTATGGTATGCATTAGGGTTTGATCCAGTAAGTAACGTATACAAGGTGTTAAGTATTTATGGTGGAAGCGAAGAGTGTTGTACCAAGGCCGCGATATTCACAATTGGATCGAAACATTGGAAACTGGTTGAGTATAACTTTGTAAGTTTTGCAGTGAGCATGAATTCGCGTTATTGGAAAAGCCAGAATAGGTTTTGTCTCGATGGagtgatttattgggttaatgacAATGAAATTGATGATACTAGCGTGCTAACCGTCGTTGCTTTTGATCTGAATCTCGAGGTGTTCACAGATTACACGCTTGATACGATACCTATCAAAGACGTTGAGAAAATCAGATACTATTTGACATCCTTGAAAGGGCGTCCAACTCTGTTTATTTGGAAGAAGGAAAGTGATGAGATACAACAGTTGACATTGTTTAACCATGAAAATCCAAAGGTGGCTTGGAATAGACGGAGTTTTATTGCACACGATTTTCCTAAAAAATTCTCATACGGCTGTTGGTGGAATTGTGTTGCAGGAGGTAGCATCCTGCTGCGTTCTGTAAAGCCGATAAAAAGTTCTGTCAAACCCGAAGAGCAGGATGATGCATTGTTGTCGTGGTATATATGGTATGATCTCGAGAAATTGGCGATAGAGTAA